One part of the uncultured Bacteroides sp. genome encodes these proteins:
- a CDS encoding glycoside hydrolase family 32 protein, whose translation MKVLDKTVITIISLLFSNMFLIAGEISLKITKRYLNFPISHSQPRRRMVFKTVGESDLSVVIRLAPEDAEYWVFKDMLSLKGKTVKISYDGDERGLNKIYQSDQIAGQDSLYKEKNRPQFHFTTRRGWINDPNGLIYHNGEYHLFYQHNPFERDWENMHWGHAVSRDLIHWTELPDALYPDKLGTMFSGSTVIDYDNTAGFNKDKTPAMVAIYTAASSERQVQCVAYSLDNGCTFTKYSGNPVIDSKEMWNSADTRDPKVFWYAPTKHWVMVLNERDGHSIYTSVNLKNWKYRSHVTGFWECPELFELPVDGDKNNTMWVMYGASGTYMLGSFNGEEFKPVAGKYCYTTGRIYAAQTFTNIPLGDGRRIQLGWGRVSHTMMPFNGMMLLPTELTLRTTKDGVRLVSIPVKETESLFKSVGRWNSITSSDANLRMKEFQDSDCLRIKTTIKLSHATDAGFNLFGQNIISYDMNSNTLNDRFYSPQNPVSMELNADIYIDRTSIEVFIDGGLYSYSMERRSDMNNKDGFHFWGNRIEVKNLEIFMVKSIW comes from the coding sequence AATTTCTCTTTTATTTTCTAATATGTTTTTAATTGCGGGAGAAATCTCTTTGAAAATAACAAAGAGATATCTGAATTTTCCTATCTCTCATTCACAGCCAAGAAGAAGGATGGTATTTAAAACTGTTGGTGAATCTGACTTATCAGTAGTGATAAGGTTAGCTCCAGAGGATGCGGAATATTGGGTATTCAAAGATATGTTGTCCTTGAAAGGAAAAACAGTAAAGATAAGTTATGATGGTGATGAAAGAGGATTGAATAAAATATATCAGTCAGATCAGATCGCTGGCCAAGATAGTTTATATAAAGAAAAAAACAGACCTCAGTTTCATTTCACAACACGGAGAGGATGGATTAATGATCCTAACGGTCTGATATATCATAATGGTGAATATCATTTATTCTATCAACATAATCCATTTGAAAGGGATTGGGAAAATATGCATTGGGGGCATGCTGTAAGTCGCGATTTAATACATTGGACAGAGTTGCCAGATGCATTGTATCCTGATAAGTTAGGTACTATGTTTTCCGGATCTACCGTAATTGACTATGATAATACGGCTGGCTTTAATAAAGACAAGACACCAGCGATGGTGGCAATTTATACAGCGGCAAGCTCCGAAAGGCAAGTGCAGTGTGTGGCGTATAGTCTTGATAATGGATGTACCTTTACTAAATATTCCGGAAATCCGGTTATTGATTCAAAGGAAATGTGGAATAGTGCAGATACGCGTGATCCTAAAGTTTTTTGGTATGCTCCAACAAAACATTGGGTAATGGTATTGAATGAACGTGATGGACATTCCATATATACTTCCGTCAATCTTAAGAATTGGAAATATAGAAGTCACGTCACAGGCTTTTGGGAATGTCCGGAATTATTTGAATTGCCAGTGGATGGTGATAAGAATAATACAATGTGGGTAATGTATGGTGCTTCCGGCACATATATGTTAGGCTCTTTTAATGGAGAGGAGTTTAAGCCGGTAGCCGGGAAATACTGTTATACTACTGGTCGTATATATGCGGCACAAACATTCACAAATATTCCATTAGGTGATGGAAGGCGTATTCAATTAGGGTGGGGGAGAGTTTCGCATACAATGATGCCTTTTAACGGAATGATGTTGTTGCCTACGGAACTTACTTTAAGGACTACCAAGGATGGGGTTCGTCTTGTCAGTATTCCTGTAAAAGAGACCGAATCTTTGTTCAAATCGGTTGGTCGATGGAATTCTATAACTTCTTCAGATGCAAATCTTAGAATGAAAGAATTTCAAGATTCGGATTGCCTTCGCATAAAGACTACTATAAAATTATCTCACGCCACTGATGCTGGTTTTAATTTGTTTGGTCAGAATATTATAAGTTATGACATGAACTCAAATACTTTAAATGACAGGTTTTATTCTCCACAGAATCCTGTCAGCATGGAACTCAATGCTGATATTTATATTGATAGAACTAGTATAGAAGTGTTTATTGACGGAGGATTATACTCATATTCAATGGAACGCCGTAGTGACATGAATAATAAGGATGGTTTCCATTTTTGGGGAAATAGGATCGAAGTGAAGAATCTGGAAATATTTATGGTAAAATCTATATGGTAG
- a CDS encoding alpha-L-arabinofuranosidase C-terminal domain-containing protein: MKTFFSQRLTCNSFQGLALLGICLLFPLTIQAAKGGKKISSDLFGLFFEDINYSADGGLYAELVQNRSFEYNPTERKEWNPFSFWEYITPGFSYGKISVETSSPIHPNNPHYMVLNIEHVGHEANTPGLSGVGIKNSGFSGIVVKAGDKYNFSMFARQLSKEPIELNISLQTPKGKVLAETKISTSTDSWNKYTASLIPTESNDTVSLVVLATSKGKLALDVISLFPEKTFKNRPNGLRADLAQLLADMKPRFIRFPGGCLSHGDGLENMYRWKNTIGPIEQRKEQRNIWGYHQTTGLGYFEYFQFCEDIGAKPLPVLPAAVSCQNSGGTWRVGGTGQKAIPMDEMQDYIQEVLDLIEWANGPATSTWGAKRAAAGHPAPFNLQYIGIGNEDKITPEFEERFKMIFNAIKVKHPEIEVVGTVGPSPDGEDFTKGWKLADDLKVPIVDEHYYTDPSWFISHQNRYDSYKRNATEVYLGEYASWGNKMRNAISEAAYMTALERNGDVVRMASYAPLLAKKDFTQWKTDMIFFDNTRINPTPNYYVQKMFSANQGDYYFDNVILKDEKDANLAASCVQDSKTGDIILKMVNFGSESKPMKINLKGFGNVLSKAEQDVLTGDTEAENTLENPQVVVPVKSVVKIKKTFDYSAPAMSLTVIRIKTKK; the protein is encoded by the coding sequence ATGAAGACGTTTTTTAGTCAAAGATTAACGTGCAATTCATTTCAAGGTCTGGCATTACTTGGAATATGTTTGTTATTTCCGCTAACCATTCAGGCAGCTAAAGGGGGGAAGAAAATCAGTTCTGATTTGTTTGGACTCTTTTTTGAAGATATTAATTATTCTGCTGATGGTGGACTTTACGCAGAGTTAGTACAAAACCGTTCGTTTGAGTATAATCCTACAGAACGCAAAGAGTGGAATCCTTTCTCTTTTTGGGAATATATCACTCCCGGATTTTCTTATGGTAAAATAAGCGTTGAAACTTCATCGCCTATTCACCCTAATAATCCTCATTACATGGTGCTTAATATTGAACATGTGGGGCACGAAGCCAATACTCCTGGCTTGTCTGGAGTGGGTATTAAAAACTCTGGCTTTAGTGGTATTGTGGTAAAAGCAGGCGATAAATACAACTTCTCAATGTTTGCACGTCAGCTGAGTAAAGAGCCAATAGAACTGAATATTAGCTTGCAGACTCCGAAAGGAAAAGTACTGGCTGAAACTAAAATATCCACATCAACTGATAGTTGGAATAAATATACGGCAAGTCTGATTCCTACAGAAAGTAATGATACAGTTAGTTTAGTTGTTCTAGCTACATCTAAGGGTAAACTGGCTCTGGATGTAATTTCTTTGTTTCCTGAAAAAACATTCAAGAATCGTCCCAATGGTTTGAGGGCAGACTTGGCACAACTGCTGGCCGATATGAAACCTCGTTTTATTCGTTTTCCCGGAGGTTGCCTTTCTCATGGCGACGGTCTGGAAAATATGTACCGTTGGAAAAATACGATTGGCCCGATAGAACAGCGTAAAGAGCAACGTAATATCTGGGGATATCATCAAACAACAGGATTGGGCTATTTTGAGTATTTCCAGTTCTGTGAGGATATAGGTGCAAAACCGTTGCCAGTTTTACCGGCTGCAGTCAGCTGCCAAAACTCTGGTGGTACATGGCGTGTAGGTGGAACCGGACAAAAAGCTATTCCGATGGATGAAATGCAGGATTATATTCAAGAAGTATTAGACTTGATAGAATGGGCTAACGGTCCCGCAACTTCTACTTGGGGAGCTAAACGTGCTGCTGCAGGGCATCCGGCTCCATTTAATTTGCAATATATTGGCATTGGCAATGAAGATAAAATTACTCCGGAATTTGAGGAACGCTTTAAAATGATTTTTAATGCTATTAAGGTTAAACATCCGGAAATAGAAGTCGTAGGAACTGTTGGTCCTTCTCCCGACGGTGAAGATTTTACAAAAGGATGGAAACTGGCCGATGATTTGAAAGTTCCGATAGTTGATGAACATTATTATACTGATCCAAGTTGGTTCATTTCTCATCAAAACCGTTATGATTCGTACAAGCGTAATGCTACGGAAGTTTATCTTGGGGAATACGCTTCCTGGGGAAATAAAATGCGCAATGCTATATCCGAAGCAGCTTATATGACGGCTCTTGAGCGCAACGGCGATGTAGTGAGAATGGCTTCGTATGCTCCTTTATTGGCAAAGAAGGACTTCACTCAGTGGAAGACCGATATGATATTCTTTGATAATACAAGAATCAATCCAACGCCTAATTACTATGTACAAAAAATGTTTTCTGCCAATCAGGGAGATTATTATTTCGATAATGTTATTCTGAAAGATGAAAAAGATGCAAACTTAGCAGCTTCTTGTGTTCAGGATAGCAAAACCGGAGATATTATTCTGAAAATGGTAAATTTTGGAAGTGAAAGTAAACCGATGAAAATTAATCTCAAAGGATTCGGCAACGTTCTTTCAAAAGCAGAACAGGATGTTCTTACAGGCGATACTGAGGCTGAAAATACACTCGAAAATCCTCAGGTAGTAGTTCCTGTTAAGTCCGTTGTCAAAATAAAGAAGACATTTGATTATTCTGCTCCGGCAATGTCATTAACAGTAATCAGAATAAAAACAAAGAAATAG
- a CDS encoding SusD/RagB family nutrient-binding outer membrane lipoprotein, which yields MKKKISTIILLASMLFTNVSCDDYLDVNKNVDAPDYVEGYLYLAGIIEQYQGMYWDIRATGPLTQMMGTTSSYYTSFANHYYNSGTDYGGEIWRVTYWLQGMNLENMINQSIKAEDWTLAGIGYALKAYSWDQLTKEHCDLPMKEAFVNGLLSHNYDYQKDIYPQIREWAYKAIEYLEKTDNHSYGTKISANDYIYNGDKAKWIKFAYGVIVRNLASLSNKSNFTTDYAQELIDCANKSFQSADDDAAVAVAGGSASAAYSAYNNFWGTNRLNLSRNFFQHEYAVQVFTGSMPKYDETTGEKYSVDGNKYYPYELADKQIICDTLVKVAGHYDPRVAIKLATVDDPLYNSMDNADSIKAHKYYGGTFTSFSGPIGSAPSYYGRNATSEFTGTVQDGKGRWIYRDDAPYILMTCAELKFCLAEAYWKLNKKDEAFAAFKEGVKADMNFTAKYIYPGTKGQAVGGDKITKNLFTSLASQYTAGPYVDGLSLSDFSLSHIMMQKWVALYPWGALEAWVDMRKYHYDIKYTGEYPASGNGWDLSMVNQKWDTDATKVYKGLYLAPAQVQGRKTTYNTLNQGAPCYRIRPRYNSEYMWNKPSLESLVPISGTAENYQCSIPWFAYPGDLPSK from the coding sequence CAAAAATGTAGATGCGCCTGATTATGTGGAAGGCTATCTTTACTTAGCAGGAATTATTGAACAATATCAAGGAATGTATTGGGATATACGTGCAACGGGTCCTCTTACGCAGATGATGGGCACTACATCTAGTTATTATACTTCGTTTGCCAATCATTACTACAATTCAGGAACTGATTACGGAGGAGAAATCTGGCGTGTTACATATTGGCTTCAAGGCATGAACCTTGAAAATATGATCAATCAATCTATTAAAGCAGAAGACTGGACGTTAGCTGGTATTGGTTATGCCCTTAAAGCATATTCCTGGGATCAACTAACAAAAGAACATTGCGATCTTCCTATGAAAGAAGCTTTTGTTAATGGACTTTTATCTCATAATTATGATTATCAAAAAGATATTTACCCTCAAATCAGAGAATGGGCTTACAAGGCAATCGAATATCTTGAAAAGACCGATAATCATAGTTACGGAACAAAAATCAGCGCAAATGATTATATATACAATGGTGACAAAGCAAAATGGATTAAGTTTGCCTATGGTGTTATAGTTCGTAATCTGGCTTCTCTATCAAACAAGAGTAATTTCACTACTGATTACGCTCAAGAACTAATCGATTGTGCCAATAAATCGTTCCAATCTGCAGATGATGACGCAGCAGTAGCCGTTGCCGGTGGCTCAGCAAGTGCTGCTTATTCAGCGTATAATAATTTCTGGGGAACAAATCGCCTCAATTTATCAAGAAATTTTTTCCAACACGAATATGCAGTACAAGTATTTACAGGTTCAATGCCTAAATACGATGAAACTACTGGAGAAAAATACAGTGTTGATGGAAACAAATACTATCCATACGAATTAGCTGATAAACAGATTATTTGTGATACTTTAGTAAAAGTAGCAGGTCATTACGACCCACGTGTAGCAATTAAACTTGCCACGGTTGATGATCCTCTTTACAATAGCATGGATAATGCTGACAGTATCAAAGCTCATAAATATTATGGTGGTACTTTCACAAGTTTTAGTGGCCCGATAGGTTCAGCTCCATCATACTATGGTAGAAATGCTACTTCTGAATTTACTGGTACTGTTCAAGATGGTAAAGGCCGCTGGATATATCGGGATGATGCACCATATATACTAATGACTTGCGCTGAATTAAAATTCTGTTTAGCAGAAGCTTATTGGAAACTAAACAAAAAAGACGAAGCATTTGCTGCATTTAAAGAGGGTGTTAAAGCTGATATGAATTTCACTGCCAAGTATATTTATCCTGGAACAAAAGGTCAGGCAGTTGGTGGAGATAAAATTACTAAAAATTTATTCACATCTTTAGCTTCACAATACACAGCAGGTCCTTATGTAGATGGACTTTCATTATCCGACTTCTCTCTTTCACACATCATGATGCAAAAATGGGTAGCATTATATCCATGGGGAGCATTGGAAGCCTGGGTAGATATGCGTAAATATCATTATGATATTAAATATACAGGAGAATACCCTGCATCCGGCAATGGATGGGATCTCTCTATGGTTAATCAAAAATGGGATACGGATGCTACAAAAGTCTATAAAGGATTATATCTGGCTCCAGCTCAGGTTCAAGGTCGAAAAACGACTTACAACACATTAAATCAAGGTGCACCGTGTTATCGTATTCGTCCTCGGTATAACTCTGAATATATGTGGAATAAACCATCACTAGAATCTTTAGTGCCTATTTCAGGAACTGCCGAGAACTATCAATGTTCTATTCCTTGGTTTGCTTATCCGGGAGATCTTCCTTCTAAATAA